In Saprospiraceae bacterium, a genomic segment contains:
- a CDS encoding T9SS type A sorting domain-containing protein — MSGCFTQQLHDQNWVFRSYYGDAMILNFGRDSLRLSIQDANAGITSTNTSISDENGNLLFYSNGCKIFNSKHQVIKDGDKLNTGSLRNDDCSNRGGYNAGHQTMISIPNPGNPDQYYIFHVSTVWVYEPRLDIRTKYLYYTVVDFSHPAGFVPRSLKPDTNNNVYLKNVPLLEDTSVQTGEMTAIKHANNRYWWVFNTKYNSNTYIRFLVTDNEVLGPYYQTIGDSFNTNGVLRGNTCFSPNGKKFVRYNTIDGLYVYDIDRETGLLSNFKNVVLNEPVGVGGVAVSPNSRFVYASSYKKLFQFDLEATDFEGSKVLIDTFNWVGSPFPPFFNFFCMTQLGPDCRIYITSYNGTDRLSVIKYPDLPGKACNLVQQGLALPSTHGASLPHFPNYRLGTGLMCDSSIKFVTKIEIPVNSVFTKLYPNPFHDQIQLEIELVNQANVHFVLYDMNLVEVFKENLNFSQTDYLFNLSNLPSGLYTYFIYSNEGVLAKGKLVKFE, encoded by the coding sequence TTGTCTGGATGTTTTACTCAGCAATTGCATGATCAAAATTGGGTTTTCAGATCTTACTATGGAGATGCCATGATCCTTAATTTTGGTCGGGATTCACTCCGCTTAAGTATTCAAGATGCCAATGCTGGAATTACATCAACCAATACCAGTATTAGTGATGAAAATGGAAATTTACTTTTTTATTCTAATGGCTGTAAAATATTTAATTCAAAACATCAGGTTATAAAAGATGGTGACAAACTCAATACAGGATCATTAAGAAATGATGATTGTAGTAATAGAGGTGGCTATAATGCCGGTCATCAAACCATGATCAGTATTCCTAATCCTGGAAATCCAGATCAGTATTACATATTTCATGTAAGTACTGTTTGGGTTTATGAGCCAAGACTTGATATACGTACCAAATACTTATACTATACAGTGGTAGATTTCAGCCATCCTGCTGGCTTTGTACCAAGAAGTTTAAAGCCAGACACCAACAATAATGTTTATTTAAAAAATGTCCCATTACTTGAAGATACCAGTGTTCAAACAGGAGAAATGACTGCTATAAAGCATGCCAATAACCGGTATTGGTGGGTATTTAATACGAAGTATAATAGCAATACATATATTCGCTTTTTGGTAACTGATAATGAAGTTTTAGGGCCATATTATCAGACCATTGGCGATAGTTTTAATACTAATGGTGTACTTAGGGGAAATACCTGTTTTTCACCAAACGGAAAGAAATTTGTTCGGTACAATACAATAGATGGTTTATATGTGTACGACATTGACAGGGAGACGGGATTGCTTTCTAATTTTAAAAATGTTGTATTAAACGAGCCGGTAGGCGTTGGTGGGGTTGCTGTGTCTCCAAATTCAAGATTTGTATATGCCAGTTCGTATAAGAAATTATTTCAATTTGATTTGGAAGCAACCGATTTTGAAGGCTCGAAAGTATTGATCGATACTTTCAATTGGGTAGGTAGTCCATTCCCCCCATTTTTTAATTTTTTTTGCATGACCCAACTGGGTCCGGATTGCAGGATTTACATTACGAGTTATAATGGCACAGATCGGCTGAGTGTGATAAAATATCCTGACCTTCCAGGGAAAGCATGTAATCTTGTACAGCAAGGTCTGGCTTTACCCAGCACTCATGGAGCCAGCCTGCCTCATTTTCCAAATTATCGTCTAGGGACAGGTCTTATGTGCGATAGTTCAATAAAGTTTGTTACAAAAATTGAGATCCCAGTAAATTCTGTCTTCACAAAATTGTATCCCAATCCATTTCACGATCAGATTCAACTGGAAATTGAACTGGTGAATCAGGCAAATGTTCATTTTGTGCTCTACGATATGAATTTAGTGGAAGTTTTTAAAGAGAACTTAAACTTCTCTCAGACAGATTATTTGTTTAATTTATCAAATTTGCCTTCCGGTTTGTATACATATTTTATTTATTCAAATGAAGGAGTATTGGCTAAAGGAAAGCTAGTTAAATTTGAATAG
- a CDS encoding rRNA pseudouridine synthase: protein MMKNPRHSKKKPEKLPQEPVSNFRLNKFIAHCGICSRREAAALVKSGHIQINDKVEDNPAYIVQPTDKVKYQGKLLKTESNKIYLLLNKPKNVITTLNDERGRKTVYDLIKSEINERVYPVGRLDRNTTGLLVLTNDGDLAQKLSHPSYKIKKLYHAKLNKHLTKRDFETIANGVKLEDGIAEVDSIDYANEKRDEIGIQIHSGKNRIVRRIFEHLGYEVEKLDRVLFAGLTKKNLPRGRYRSLTEQEIIHLKYY, encoded by the coding sequence ATGATGAAGAACCCACGCCATTCTAAAAAGAAACCAGAAAAATTACCGCAAGAGCCCGTATCCAATTTTCGTTTAAATAAATTCATTGCCCATTGCGGAATTTGTTCGAGAAGGGAGGCAGCTGCATTGGTTAAAAGCGGGCATATCCAAATAAACGATAAAGTCGAAGACAATCCGGCATATATCGTCCAACCCACGGATAAAGTAAAATATCAGGGAAAACTTCTCAAAACCGAAAGCAATAAAATTTATCTTCTGCTGAATAAACCAAAAAATGTAATCACGACCCTCAATGATGAACGCGGCAGAAAAACGGTTTACGATCTCATCAAATCTGAAATCAATGAGCGGGTATATCCTGTTGGAAGACTCGACCGCAATACTACGGGTTTGCTGGTTTTGACCAACGATGGAGATCTGGCTCAAAAATTATCGCACCCATCTTATAAAATCAAAAAACTCTACCACGCCAAACTCAACAAACACCTGACCAAACGCGATTTTGAAACGATTGCAAATGGTGTTAAACTCGAAGATGGCATAGCAGAAGTTGACAGTATTGATTACGCCAATGAAAAACGAGACGAAATCGGTATCCAGATCCACAGTGGAAAAAACCGGATCGTACGCCGCATTTTCGAACATCTCGGTTACGAAGTTGAAAAACTAGACAGGGTCTTATTCGCCGGGCTCACTAAGAAAAACCTACCCCGTGGACGATACAGATCTTTGACAGAGCAGGAGATCATTCATTTGAAATATTATTAG
- the mscL gene encoding large conductance mechanosensitive channel protein MscL: MFKEFKEFAIQGNLVEIAVGLIMATGFGAVTAAFVDGIVMPVVGNIFQIGDLNAAKILLAPEVKDATGAVTTPESSIYYGKFISTFINFLIIAFVMFLILKSVHKLKKENTAPAG; the protein is encoded by the coding sequence ATGTTTAAAGAATTTAAAGAATTTGCAATTCAGGGAAACCTCGTTGAAATTGCAGTTGGCCTGATCATGGCTACCGGTTTTGGTGCAGTTACAGCTGCATTTGTAGACGGCATCGTCATGCCCGTTGTTGGAAATATTTTTCAGATTGGTGATTTGAACGCTGCCAAAATTTTACTGGCACCCGAAGTAAAAGATGCAACGGGTGCGGTCACCACACCGGAATCATCTATTTATTACGGCAAATTCATTTCGACCTTTATCAATTTTCTGATCATTGCCTTTGTCATGTTTTTGATCCTAAAATCAGTCCATAAACTTAAAAAAGAAAATACCGCTCCAGCCGGTTAA
- the dnaB gene encoding replicative DNA helicase, giving the protein MAESLKDSLKISQGGLRYKNPEHSPIAYERIQPQANELEETVLGAIMLDKDAISIVLDILQPESFYKPAHQKIYQAMVKLFQSSQPIDTLTVREILHKTNQLEEVGGLSYILELANKVASSANLEYHARIVAQKFVQRELIRISTGIIQDSFEDSKDVFDLLDAAEQGLYDITDKYLRRGYESVGSLVRMAKHRLENMIHHESGISGVASGFPELDKITSGWQRSNLIIVAARPGMGKTAFTLSMGRNAAMDHNVPVALFSLEMNNIELVNRLLSMESEIEGGKMRNGKLDEDDWTKLNHAITKLGEAPIFIDDTPSLNVFELRAKCRRLHQQYKIGLVIIDYLQLMTIGGADKKGSREQEISTISRALKSLAKEINIPVIALSQLNRAAETQTKENKRPQLSNLRESGAIEQDADMVMFIYRPDYYDLESNYDMPKGSTELIIAKHRNGATGTVNMRFIDKYAKFVPADNTFDPFSHMSSATPNVIIKQSAMNDEEPTPF; this is encoded by the coding sequence ATGGCCGAATCCCTGAAAGACAGTTTAAAAATTAGCCAAGGAGGCTTGCGATATAAAAATCCGGAGCATAGTCCAATTGCTTATGAACGCATTCAGCCTCAGGCAAATGAACTCGAAGAAACCGTTCTGGGAGCCATCATGCTTGATAAAGATGCTATATCCATAGTATTGGATATTCTGCAACCTGAAAGTTTTTATAAGCCGGCCCATCAAAAGATCTACCAGGCTATGGTAAAACTTTTTCAGTCGAGTCAACCCATCGATACGCTTACGGTTAGGGAAATCCTTCATAAAACCAATCAACTTGAGGAGGTCGGTGGTCTTTCCTACATCCTCGAATTGGCCAATAAAGTTGCCTCGTCTGCAAATCTTGAATATCACGCCCGAATTGTGGCACAAAAATTTGTGCAACGCGAACTCATACGGATTTCTACGGGTATTATCCAGGATTCATTTGAAGACAGCAAGGACGTATTTGACCTTTTGGATGCCGCGGAGCAAGGACTCTACGATATTACGGATAAATATCTCAGGAGAGGTTATGAATCTGTGGGTTCCCTGGTTCGCATGGCCAAACACAGGCTTGAAAACATGATCCACCATGAATCCGGAATATCCGGAGTTGCCAGTGGTTTTCCGGAACTCGACAAAATTACTTCCGGATGGCAAAGGTCGAATCTAATTATCGTGGCAGCCAGACCAGGTATGGGAAAAACCGCTTTTACTTTATCCATGGGCAGAAATGCAGCTATGGATCACAATGTACCCGTAGCCCTGTTTTCCCTTGAGATGAACAATATCGAATTGGTCAACAGGCTTTTGTCGATGGAATCTGAAATTGAGGGTGGGAAAATGAGAAATGGAAAATTAGATGAAGATGACTGGACCAAACTCAATCATGCGATTACCAAACTCGGAGAAGCACCAATTTTTATAGATGATACACCATCATTGAACGTATTTGAATTACGTGCAAAATGCCGCCGTTTACATCAACAATATAAGATAGGGCTGGTCATCATAGATTATTTACAATTAATGACCATAGGTGGGGCAGATAAAAAAGGAAGCCGTGAACAAGAAATTTCAACCATTTCCAGAGCATTAAAAAGTTTGGCTAAGGAAATCAACATACCAGTTATCGCACTTTCGCAGTTAAACCGAGCAGCTGAAACACAAACCAAAGAAAACAAACGCCCACAGTTATCAAACCTGAGAGAATCCGGTGCGATTGAACAAGATGCGGATATGGTCATGTTCATTTACCGCCCTGATTATTACGACCTAGAAAGCAATTATGATATGCCCAAAGGAAGCACAGAATTGATCATCGCAAAACATCGTAACGGTGCAACCGGAACTGTAAATATGCGTTTCATCGATAAGTATGCTAAATTTGTTCCGGCCGACAATACATTTGATCCATTTAGCCACATGTCATCTGCAACTCCAAATGTGATCATTAAACAATCAGCAATGAATGATGAAGAACCCACGCCATTCTAA
- a CDS encoding 2Fe-2S iron-sulfur cluster binding domain-containing protein, which yields MEFYKVNVAEVIKETPDAISIGFETEALKEIFDHFIPGQHLTLKLNINNKEVRRSYSISSIPHEPQLRITVKQVKKGLVSNHLVEKIDKGSVLEISKPEGHFTITPDPEKSHSYYFFAAGSGITPVLSMIRSLLEHEPKSTVHLLYGNRKEDNIIFYEKLKSLQTKYEGQFFAEFTLSQSGKGLLPFFSSSKDHWTGWKGRINKKLINTFCEKYPSRTKEKSFYICGPGNMIEDVKKELTALGNDPKTIHAEYFSTPATTAGDSKAAFVSSANITFHLNGQQHQLQIPGNKKILDSLMDAGFDPPYSCCSGACSTCMAKIIKGSVHMDVALALEQDEIAAGYILTCQSRPTSEELEIKY from the coding sequence ATGGAATTTTATAAAGTCAATGTTGCAGAAGTCATAAAGGAAACACCTGATGCCATAAGTATAGGTTTCGAAACAGAAGCATTAAAAGAAATTTTTGATCACTTTATTCCAGGCCAACATCTGACTTTAAAACTGAATATCAATAATAAGGAAGTCAGAAGATCTTATTCTATTTCATCTATCCCGCATGAACCGCAATTGAGAATCACCGTTAAACAGGTTAAAAAGGGATTGGTATCTAATCACCTCGTTGAAAAAATTGATAAAGGCAGTGTCCTCGAAATCTCTAAGCCCGAAGGACATTTTACGATTACGCCCGATCCTGAAAAATCGCATTCTTATTACTTCTTTGCAGCCGGAAGCGGTATTACTCCTGTCCTTTCGATGATCCGTTCACTACTTGAACACGAACCCAAATCAACTGTGCATCTTTTATATGGAAATAGAAAAGAAGATAATATTATTTTTTACGAAAAGTTAAAATCACTGCAAACAAAATACGAGGGTCAGTTTTTTGCTGAGTTCACGCTTTCTCAAAGCGGCAAAGGATTGCTTCCATTTTTCTCATCTTCGAAAGACCATTGGACCGGATGGAAAGGGAGGATCAATAAAAAACTCATAAACACATTTTGTGAAAAATATCCATCCAGGACCAAAGAAAAGAGTTTCTACATCTGTGGCCCCGGCAATATGATTGAAGATGTAAAAAAAGAATTAACCGCATTAGGTAACGATCCAAAAACCATACATGCTGAATATTTCAGCACACCGGCCACTACCGCAGGTGATTCAAAAGCTGCATTCGTTTCATCCGCAAACATCACCTTCCATCTCAACGGCCAGCAGCATCAACTTCAGATACCCGGCAACAAAAAAATTCTTGACAGCCTGATGGATGCCGGTTTCGATCCACCCTACTCCTGTTGCAGTGGGGCTTGCTCCACCTGTATGGCCAAAATCATTAAAGGCTCCGTCCACATGGATGTAGCGCTGGCCCTTGAACAGGATGAAATTGCTGCAGGTTATATTTTGACCTGTCAGTCGAGACCAACTTCAGAGGAATTGGAGATTAAGTATTGA
- a CDS encoding aconitate hydratase, with product MSNLPFDIDMLRKHYSSFSNRVAQVRKSLGRPLTLTEKILFSHLHPDSPLRDYQKGKDYVFFAPDRVAMQDATAQMALLQFMTCGKQKTAVPTTVHCDHLILAEHGAQQDMKASLKDNEEVFDFLKSISNKYGIGFWKPGAGIIHQIVLENYAFPGGMMIGTDSHTPNAGGLGMIAIGVGGADAVDVMSGMAWELKMPKIIGVHLKGKLSGWTSSKDVILKVAGILTVKGGTGAIVEYFGEGAQSLSCTGKGTICNMGAEIGATTSTFGYDESMSRYFKATGRAEVAELCDAIAPDLTGDFECYHEPEKYFDQVIEIDLTTLEPHINGPYTPDLAWPLSKFAQAVRDNNYPQKLEVGLIGSCTNSSYEDLSRAASLARQAVAKNLKVNAEFTVTPGSEQIRYTVERDGLLSDFEKMGGVVLANACGPCIGQWKRHIDDPNRKNSILTSFNRNFTKRNDGLTSTHAFVASPEIVTALAIAGDLCFNPMTDTLTNKNGEQVRLDPPTGVELPPAGFDVKDAGFQAPATDGAEVNIIVNPESKRLQLLAPFVPISSNELASMRLLIKAKGKCTTDHISMAGPWLEFRGHLENISNNCLIGAINAYNDEANKVINFVNGEYMAVPDSARLYKAKGISTVVFGEENYGEGSSREHAAMEPRYLGVKAVIVKSFARIHETNLKKQGMLALTFANPADYDKIRQDDLIDLVGFDEMKPGNPLTIKLNHADGTTDSFEVNHTYNEQQINWIREGSALNKIRKELQSV from the coding sequence ATGAGCAATTTACCATTCGATATTGATATGCTCCGCAAGCATTATTCCAGTTTCTCAAATCGGGTTGCGCAGGTCCGCAAAAGTTTAGGTCGGCCACTGACACTGACTGAAAAAATATTATTTAGTCATTTACACCCTGATTCTCCGCTCAGAGACTACCAAAAAGGCAAAGATTACGTGTTTTTTGCCCCTGATAGGGTAGCTATGCAAGACGCTACTGCTCAAATGGCCTTGCTTCAATTTATGACCTGTGGAAAGCAAAAGACAGCAGTACCAACAACAGTTCATTGTGACCATTTGATCCTGGCGGAACATGGAGCACAGCAAGATATGAAGGCCTCACTGAAAGACAATGAAGAAGTTTTTGATTTTTTAAAATCCATATCTAACAAATACGGCATTGGTTTTTGGAAACCCGGCGCCGGGATCATCCATCAGATTGTACTTGAAAATTATGCATTTCCGGGTGGAATGATGATTGGTACGGATTCACATACACCAAATGCCGGTGGTCTCGGAATGATCGCAATAGGTGTTGGCGGCGCAGATGCAGTTGATGTGATGTCCGGCATGGCCTGGGAATTAAAAATGCCCAAAATCATTGGCGTACATCTTAAAGGAAAACTTTCCGGTTGGACTTCTTCAAAGGATGTAATCCTCAAAGTTGCCGGCATACTTACCGTAAAAGGCGGTACGGGTGCCATCGTCGAATATTTTGGAGAAGGCGCCCAATCGCTGTCCTGTACCGGAAAAGGTACTATTTGTAACATGGGTGCTGAGATTGGTGCTACTACCTCCACATTTGGTTATGATGAATCGATGAGCCGTTATTTTAAAGCCACCGGTAGGGCAGAAGTCGCTGAACTTTGCGATGCGATTGCACCGGATCTCACCGGAGATTTTGAATGTTACCACGAACCCGAAAAATATTTTGACCAGGTCATCGAAATAGACCTCACCACGCTGGAACCCCATATCAACGGACCTTATACCCCAGACCTTGCCTGGCCCTTGTCAAAATTTGCCCAGGCCGTTAGAGACAACAATTATCCCCAAAAATTAGAAGTCGGACTCATTGGATCTTGTACTAACTCTTCTTACGAAGACCTTTCCCGCGCTGCTTCACTGGCCAGACAAGCTGTAGCCAAAAACTTAAAAGTGAATGCTGAATTTACAGTCACACCAGGCTCTGAACAAATTCGCTATACGGTTGAACGCGATGGACTTCTGTCAGATTTTGAGAAAATGGGTGGAGTTGTATTAGCCAATGCCTGCGGGCCATGCATCGGACAATGGAAAAGGCATATCGACGATCCAAATAGAAAAAACTCTATCCTCACATCGTTCAATAGGAATTTTACCAAAAGAAATGACGGACTCACGAGCACACATGCGTTTGTGGCTTCCCCCGAAATAGTTACCGCTTTGGCGATTGCAGGTGACCTTTGTTTCAATCCGATGACGGACACCTTGACCAATAAAAATGGGGAACAAGTCAGACTCGATCCGCCAACTGGAGTAGAATTACCACCTGCCGGATTTGATGTCAAGGATGCTGGTTTTCAAGCACCGGCAACAGACGGAGCAGAAGTGAATATCATCGTCAATCCCGAAAGCAAACGCTTACAATTATTGGCACCTTTCGTCCCTATAAGTTCTAATGAGCTTGCTTCCATGCGATTGCTGATCAAGGCCAAAGGAAAATGTACCACGGATCATATATCCATGGCAGGTCCCTGGCTGGAGTTCAGAGGACATCTCGAAAATATTTCCAACAATTGTTTAATCGGTGCGATCAATGCATACAATGACGAAGCCAATAAGGTTATTAATTTCGTGAACGGTGAATACATGGCAGTTCCTGATTCTGCGAGGTTATACAAAGCCAAGGGTATCTCTACTGTAGTTTTCGGGGAAGAAAATTACGGTGAAGGTTCTTCAAGAGAGCATGCAGCAATGGAGCCGCGGTATCTCGGCGTAAAAGCAGTGATCGTCAAATCCTTTGCTCGTATCCACGAAACCAATTTGAAAAAACAGGGAATGCTAGCTTTGACATTTGCAAATCCGGCAGACTATGATAAAATACGGCAGGACGATCTCATCGATCTCGTAGGTTTTGATGAAATGAAACCGGGCAATCCATTAACTATTAAACTGAATCATGCCGACGGAACTACAGATTCCTTTGAAGTTAATCATACCTATAACGAGCAACAAATCAATTGGATTCGCGAAGGTTCGGCCTTAAATAAAATCAGGAAAGAACTGCAATCTGTTTAA
- a CDS encoding T9SS type A sorting domain-containing protein, with product MNNNIALDNIDTTIKDIDVCRNICYPFKLNVEEGKNKKDSFYKGKKELIVLTSQETKLTQRNSGNNYSLNACISINEGSQNSNGNYFRVGCDKGVLSVPFFVSTTSNCKTATLEIVIEVYKKFYKLIEPKLKVLVDAGTPEEHIEYFPISLTETETTMMYIYEGIIPSYWDQDNDKIEALECGIDFISRTSANFQYSTIYTYDKNNTSNDRYDQYTNVKGYRVSASLTDLYIENANVPRDEMNAEGYYVDGEMYLDDDYGFQNTDVLVSPGGKIIVDDISSSKRINNVVIHGCSHMWKGIEVKPGTHLFIDMYDSNGNPGICEIRDAEIGINSLSKSSVFLDGIVLHNNVIHITSDDSYSYIAGSGLTSEETNWLPYYSGQQLVKIGTYTNIGIKLSNNASAELTYSGLRKAHTGIYAESNAGIYLQGAEIETIPRLQNQGSIDYTGVAVYSTGTGSRAIYGFADNSIYNCDIGIKSIRNQVEFMNSNIYQCRKGIEITNSNRSHFIYQNTITANQIGIEIVGNYNQNFRIEDNTITIDPPLGSNFKLDLAGIKLADCQSKSCEIKYNQIWVNGLAKHGILLKNNSGGLIDHNDIYLIGSNKKGIDLTPQSFSTSGVFNRIFCNDVVGTLLSDQISYHSTLTGPYLRCNTSQFADKGFFFSLPCMGSLFFGNNMDGGVGLYIDNGSIIGVKSHQGNCWDLPDAYNPSNAFNANTNVPLIMASQFIVDPIERTCFLPSWSANGQGDWFVPLANAGNAPTCPGQCGSSSQELPPLVCDFGQFELILDSVFMGEDFGEALQWQAEAQSYAILNSFDSCGNWHSNIVDFYNLKTPSEIGQLYRVEERFTNQGLEAIFTPLTALEGLSNQIDSLSAQISTLLEEGNADSLITLLQNQIDTLQMEANDIASTIDSILIAGVDSTIILNELVVPSTISGARLKAINEVYLQYFRDHDKEIIVENILVLDSIANLCIKEGGYATLRARFLIDLVREEPEYDDDISCNLPEPLILSNKTVKSDERFIIYPNPSSGVFCVKNAEQTEISNVIVLDMHGRVYNSLFDHHNLEVNVSLLPGCYFVKLLFGDGSVSTKKLIINK from the coding sequence TTGAATAATAATATCGCTTTAGACAATATTGACACAACTATTAAAGATATTGATGTTTGCAGGAACATTTGTTATCCTTTTAAATTGAATGTTGAAGAGGGTAAAAACAAGAAAGATTCTTTTTACAAAGGCAAAAAGGAGTTAATCGTTTTAACTTCCCAGGAAACAAAGCTTACCCAAAGAAATTCCGGCAATAATTATAGTTTGAATGCTTGTATTAGTATCAATGAGGGTTCTCAAAATTCTAATGGAAATTATTTTAGAGTAGGTTGTGATAAAGGAGTGCTTAGTGTACCATTTTTTGTAAGTACTACTTCAAATTGTAAAACTGCTACACTGGAAATTGTCATCGAAGTTTATAAGAAATTTTATAAATTAATTGAGCCCAAATTAAAAGTGCTTGTTGATGCAGGTACTCCAGAAGAGCATATTGAATATTTCCCAATATCATTGACAGAAACGGAGACAACCATGATGTACATTTATGAAGGAATAATACCTTCTTACTGGGACCAGGACAATGATAAAATTGAGGCCCTTGAATGCGGAATTGATTTTATTTCAAGAACTTCTGCAAACTTTCAATATTCTACTATATATACATACGATAAAAATAACACAAGTAATGACAGATACGATCAGTATACTAATGTCAAAGGATACCGGGTTTCAGCTAGTTTAACCGATTTATATATTGAAAATGCAAATGTACCTCGAGACGAAATGAATGCCGAAGGATATTATGTAGATGGTGAGATGTATTTGGACGATGATTATGGTTTTCAAAACACTGATGTACTTGTTAGTCCAGGCGGGAAAATAATTGTCGATGATATTTCATCTTCAAAACGGATAAACAATGTTGTAATCCATGGCTGTTCTCATATGTGGAAAGGCATTGAAGTAAAACCTGGAACTCATCTATTTATTGATATGTATGATTCGAACGGAAATCCAGGTATTTGTGAAATCAGAGATGCTGAAATTGGTATAAATTCGCTGTCAAAATCATCTGTTTTTCTTGATGGGATTGTGCTCCATAATAATGTGATACATATTACATCCGATGATTCGTATAGTTATATAGCTGGTTCGGGTTTAACTTCCGAAGAAACCAATTGGCTACCTTATTATTCTGGCCAACAGTTAGTAAAAATTGGGACTTATACAAATATTGGGATAAAATTAAGTAATAATGCATCTGCAGAATTAACATATAGTGGTCTCAGAAAAGCACATACAGGCATTTATGCGGAGAGCAACGCCGGTATATATTTGCAAGGTGCAGAAATAGAAACCATACCAAGATTGCAAAATCAAGGTTCAATTGATTATACCGGAGTGGCTGTATATAGTACTGGTACTGGAAGCAGGGCAATATATGGTTTCGCAGACAATTCTATTTATAATTGTGATATTGGAATTAAGAGTATAAGGAATCAGGTAGAATTTATGAATTCCAATATTTATCAATGTCGCAAAGGAATCGAAATAACGAATTCAAATAGAAGCCATTTTATTTACCAAAACACAATAACGGCCAACCAAATCGGAATAGAAATAGTTGGTAATTATAATCAAAATTTTAGAATAGAAGATAATACCATAACTATAGATCCACCTTTGGGCTCAAACTTTAAACTAGACTTAGCAGGAATTAAACTTGCTGATTGCCAAAGCAAAAGTTGTGAAATTAAGTACAATCAAATTTGGGTAAACGGACTGGCGAAACATGGAATTCTATTAAAAAATAATTCCGGAGGTCTAATAGATCACAATGATATTTATTTGATAGGTTCAAATAAGAAGGGTATAGATTTAACACCACAATCCTTTTCTACATCGGGAGTATTTAATAGAATATTTTGCAATGATGTTGTAGGGACTTTACTCTCCGATCAAATTTCTTACCATTCAACGCTGACTGGACCTTATTTACGGTGTAATACAAGTCAATTTGCTGATAAAGGGTTTTTCTTCTCATTGCCTTGCATGGGGTCCCTATTTTTTGGAAATAACATGGATGGAGGAGTTGGCTTATACATCGACAATGGGTCCATCATAGGAGTAAAATCTCATCAGGGCAATTGCTGGGATCTTCCGGATGCATACAACCCGAGCAATGCTTTTAATGCGAATACAAATGTTCCACTAATAATGGCATCCCAATTTATAGTTGATCCAATTGAAAGAACTTGTTTTTTGCCAAGTTGGTCTGCCAATGGGCAAGGAGATTGGTTTGTCCCATTGGCAAATGCTGGCAATGCACCAACTTGCCCCGGTCAGTGCGGCAGTTCCAGTCAAGAACTCCCACCGTTGGTCTGCGATTTTGGGCAATTTGAATTAATATTAGATTCGGTATTTATGGGAGAAGACTTCGGGGAAGCACTCCAATGGCAAGCTGAAGCGCAATCATATGCAATTCTAAATTCATTTGACAGCTGCGGAAATTGGCATTCGAACATTGTGGATTTTTATAATTTAAAAACTCCCAGTGAAATTGGACAATTGTACAGGGTTGAAGAAAGATTTACAAATCAGGGATTAGAAGCAATTTTCACACCTTTGACTGCCTTAGAAGGCTTAAGTAATCAAATTGATTCATTATCAGCGCAAATTTCAACTTTACTAGAAGAGGGAAATGCGGATAGCTTGATAACTCTCTTGCAAAATCAGATTGATACATTGCAGATGGAAGCAAATGACATTGCTTCGACGATAGACTCTATTTTGATTGCCGGGGTCGATTCAACGATTATCCTAAATGAATTGGTTGTTCCAAGCACGATTAGCGGTGCACGTCTGAAAGCGATTAATGAAGTGTATCTTCAATATTTTAGAGATCATGATAAAGAAATAATAGTAGAGAACATTTTAGTTTTAGATTCTATTGCTAACTTATGCATTAAGGAAGGGGGCTATGCTACTTTGCGGGCAAGATTTTTAATTGACCTTGTTCGTGAAGAACCTGAATACGACGATGATATTTCATGTAATTTGCCAGAACCATTGATCTTGAGTAACAAAACAGTAAAATCAGATGAGCGATTTATCATTTATCCAAACCCATCAAGTGGGGTGTTTTGTGTGAAAAACGCTGAGCAGACAGAAATATCAAATGTAATTGTTTTAGATATGCATGGACGAGTGTATAATTCGCTTTTTGATCATCATAATCTCGAGGTGAATGTATCATTATTACCTGGTTGCTATTTTGTAAAATTACTATTTGGAGATGGCAGTGTTTCTACTAAAAAGTTGATAATTAATAAATAA